Within Natator depressus isolate rNatDep1 chromosome 6, rNatDep2.hap1, whole genome shotgun sequence, the genomic segment ggtcattttggtcaggtgccagcgaggttagctttagcttcttaaccctttacaggtgagaggatttttcctctggccaggagggattttaaaggggtttacccttccctttatatttatgacaaatgtcaGCAGATGAGAGGGCTGAAGCCAGATTGGAAGGGATCAAAGATGAAGTTGGAGGAGAAAGTGCATCTGTTGcagattgacaggtttcagagtagcagccgtgttagtctatattcgcaaaaagaaaaggaggacttgtggcaccttagagactaacaaatttatttgagcataagctttcgtgagctacagctcacttcatcggatgcatgcagtggaaaatacagtggggagattatatacacagagaacacgaaacaatgaagtgagctgtagctcacgaaagcttattctcaaataaatttgttagtctgtaaggtgccacaagtactccttttcttgttgcagaTTGAATGATTCAGTGAGTTTAGAGATAAAGGTGAAGAGGCTAATGGGGCAGACAGATGGGAATTAATCCCCTACCAAACAATATTGACATTCCCAGCATCTCCATTGTGATTCTGGGTGTCCCAGTATACCCGTTCTACCATGTGTCATGAGCCAATTCCCAAATTGCACATGTCTAGAAAATGACAATTCTGCTACACTCTCAACAGATACAGAATAGTGGCATTTAGAAGACTTGGGTCCTGTCTCTCCTCCATCATAAGGGCCTCTACAGATCAAACTGTGTCCTGGGATGAACCCTTGCTATAACCATTTTAAAGGAATCATACATGAAAGATATAAATTCATTTTACTTTAAtcattttgtaatttttaatttCCTCTCTAGAGGGCAGCAGTTTCACAGAAAATTCTTGATCTTGTCACAGAATGGGTTTTGCAGACACCGTTTCCCTTTTGTGGAGATTAGGGTCAACTGgattaagccctggtctacactaggactttaggtcgaatttagcagcgttaaatcgatgtaaacctgcacccgtccacacgatgaagccctttatttcgacttaaagggctcttaaaatcgatttccttactccacccctgacaagtggattagcgcttaaattggccttgctgggtcgaatttggggtactgtggacacaattcgacggtattggcctccgggagctatcccagagtgctccattgtgaccgctctggacagcattctcaactcagatgcactggccaggtagacaggaaaagaatcgcaaacttttgaatctcatttcctgtttggccagcgtggcaagctgcaggtgaccatgcagagctcatcagcagaggtgaccatgatggagtcccagaatcgcaaaagagctccagcatggactgaacgggaggtacgggatctgatcgctgtatggggagaggaatccgtgctatcagaactccgttccagttttcgaaatgccaaaacctttgtcaaaatctcccagggcatgaaggacagaggccataacagagacccgaagcagtgccgcgtgaaacttaaggagctgaggcaagcctaccagaaaaccggagaggcgaacagccgctccaggtcagagccccaaacatgccgcttctatgatgagctgcatgccattttagggggttcagccaccagtACCCCAgtcgtgttgtttgactccttcaatggagatggaggcaacacggaagcaggttttggggacgaagaagatgatgatgatgatgaggttgtagatagctcacagcaagcaagtggagaaactggttttcccgacagccaggaactgtttctcaccctggacctggagccagtaccccccaaacccacccaaggctgcttcctggacccggcaggcggagaaaggacctccggtgagtgtaccttttaaaatactatacatggtttaaaagcaagcatgtgaaaggattactttgccctggcattcgcggctctcctggatgtactcccaaagcctttgcaaaaggtttctggggagggcagccttattgcgtccttcatggtaggacactttaccactccaggccagtaacatgtactcgggaatcattgtacaacaaagcattgcagtgtatgtttgctggtgttcaaacaacatccattctttatctctctgtgttatcctcaggagagtgagatatcactcatggtcacctggttgaaatagggtgcttttcttcaggggacactcagaggagcccattcctgcggGGCTGTttacctgtggctgaacagaaatgttccccgctgttagccacggggagggttgagggggtagccacgcggtagggggaggcaaaatgagaccttgtaacgaaagcacaagtgctatgtatgtaatgttaacagcaaggtttactctgaaagactgtagccactgttttataaaatgtgtctttttaaataccgctgtccctttttttttctccaccagctgcatgtgtttcaatgatcacaggatcttctccttcccagaggctagtgaagattagaaagaaaaaaaacgcactcgtgatgaaatgttctctgagctcatgctgtcctcccacactgacagagcacagacgaatgcgtggaggcaaataatgtcagagtgcaggaaagcacaaaatgactgggaggagaggtggcgggctgaagagagtaagtggcgacttctataaattcgacctgatttcgtagtgtagacatacccttagagacatTAAAGACTATACTGGCAATTTACTAGGAGCCAAAGGATCCCTTACTGATTTCCATACAAATGTATTTATCAAAGTATTGGTATCTACCTGATTGACAGTTCTGTGTTCTTCAGTATACCAGTGAACTGTATTCACCAGAACACTAATGGCATTTCCTTGGGATCCACTCATTTAAatgctcaaaaaagaaaaaaaaaagtctcaataGCCTTTTTGGGAAATGGAATGTGAAAAGAGAGAACAGGAAAATTATTTATGAACAGCTGAAGAAACATCAGTTGGGTGAACTATGCAGAGAAAGGCAGATCAGCCCAGAGGATAGAACAAAATCACAGGTAGTAAATTTACTATAGTCTAATGACCAGTAGTGGAGTGATGGTTCAGGATCAGACAAcctccagcctgctggcaaagggtTCAGCAACGCTCTTGAAGCCAATGCCCTGAAGGGATGAGGCTGACAGGGGCAGTAACTATGTTCTGTCCAGACCAAGCACGCTAATGCAACAGGAGTGGTGAACCGTTCAACAGTTGGAGAAGGAAAAGCTGCAGCTGGAGAGGGACAGAATGCATCTGGAAATCCCCCAGAGAGCAGCTCAGGAAAGGCAGCATCAGTacaagagagaagagaaggaaaaccaGTGGCAGCACtagggtgtgggagggcagggggatcgAGACGACACCGAGCATCAATATCAGCTCGTGACGAATAGACCGCACCAGCAGAACCATAGTCCGGGAGGTGGAGCTAGTCCCCAGCTATCTGTCCCAGTTGTTggtgtagaccaggggttctcatcctttttcttttggaGGCCCACCcaacgtgctataaaaactccacagctcacctgtgccacaacaactgtttttctccatataaaagccagggccggcgttaaggtgtagcaagcagggcagttggcTGGGGTACCACACCACAGGGGGCACCACgaaactaagttgctcaggcttcagcttcagccgcAGGTGTTGGGATttggggccccaggctgcagacctGCACAgcagggcttcggctttctgccctaggCCCGAGTGAGTTTTATGCTGGCCATGcctggtggaccccctgaaacctgctcatggcatcccagggggccctggacccctggctgagaaccactggtgtagacatacATGGATGTGTTCCTACATGCTTCTGAAATGGGATGTGATTTTAATAAAGTGGGAAAAGGGGATGTGATAAGGTACCTGACTCCACTACTGTCTGGGATAAAGGCCTTGGACATTTTACCCTTATGGAAAGTGAAGACTATAAAGATTATGATGGTTGTAAACAAGTTTTGTTGCAAAtttaaggggactgttggccccttactaaaactcagcgggggttttttggttggctagctcccagtaccaaaagaaaggggaagggtcgatgcaaaatcaggaccctgagattgatagtccccaggggcaatggggagaggccagtgctccaggtcagcctgtttgacagggcaggcaggctaatgagggagtcaggaggctggggggtcccgtcgcctgggtcagacagagtgcggccgagctaaggagagagccaggggcctgagctgagctggggagtagAGCTGTGCCAGCCAGAGAGAACCCGAGAAGCAGGGAGCAGATCCGTGCTGcgggcagagctgcagcaacaaaAGCCACAGAAGCACCccagagagcagacctgtgctgggaggagaactgcagcaaccagagctagAGGAGCCAGtaaaagc encodes:
- the LOC141989754 gene encoding uncharacterized protein LOC141989754; translation: MMESQNRKRAPAWTEREVRDLIAVWGEESVLSELRSSFRNAKTFVKISQGMKDRGHNRDPKQCRVKLKELRQAYQKTGEANSRSRSEPQTCRFYDELHAILGGSATSTPVVLFDSFNGDGGNTEAGFGDEEDDDDDEVVDSSQQASGETGFPDSQELFLTLDLEPVPPKPTQGCFLDPAGGERTSAACVSMITGSSPSQRLVKIRKKKNALVMKCSLSSCCPPTLTEHRRMRGGK